The Brassica oleracea var. oleracea cultivar TO1000 chromosome C7, BOL, whole genome shotgun sequence sequence CAGTTGGATTGGTTTATTGTTTTTGTTTGTGCATATGCTCTATCAATCATGCCTACAAAGTTTGTTGGTACAAAGACATTCTTACTCAAGAATTTTTCATATCAATCATGCTTAAAAGATAATTCATTTATTCTTCCAGCTATCCAACTTTTCTGAGTGAAAAGTTCATTTATACTGATTAGAAACTAACAAATTGTGTGCTCATAGGCTAGATGACAAAACAATTAGCTAAATCAAATAAATCGTTAATTAAACTAAACAAGAATTTGTCAGTGAAACAAAAGCTCACCTGAATGATTTTACCACAACCACCAAAGTAGCTTCCATGTAACAGTTCAATACAAAATCTACATGACTAGGACATGATATGTGTGATTGATGCAGACAGGTCAAGCACTGACTGATATCAACGGTTGTAAGAGTTTGTCTTCTATATTGGGTGATTCAAACAACTTAACCAAAGAGTTTGTTGGCACAATATCAAGATTAGTCTACTGAGTACACCACGCCATACTGGATTTGGTGGGGGGTTTTTTTTCTTAATTACTTTGGTTTAGATTCATATTCCAGATACAACTCTTACCACTAAATGACATATAATTTTATAATGAGGCCTAAGATAATAAATAACCTCATCTTTGTTTAGTCTTAACATTAACAACTCTGTTGGCAACAAAAATAGACACGTGGAAGTTTCTCATTGTGGGAAAGACTCTAAATCAGTCAGAAGGTTAGAGGTAAGATCATGAAAGTGACGACACGTGGAAGTTTTCCAATTAGTTACGAAAGCCTCCGAGTAAAACAGAAGGTTAGAGGAGGAGTTCATCATCAAGGTCCAAACGAGATCGGAGTCTTGGGAGTTTCAGGGATTGTGAAGATGATAAAGGCAGTGATGATGATGAACACACAAGGCAAGCCACGCCTAGCCAAATTCTACGACTTCTTGGTCCGGTGCTTAGTTCTTAATTTTTCATAATTGGATCTCTCTCTACTACGACCGATTCTCAGATTTGGATTTTTGGATTTAGCCTGTAGAGAAGCAACAAGAGCTCATCCGCAGCGTGTTTTCAGGTTTTGAAAATTATTTTCCCAGATTCCGATCAACAATCACCTCGATCGATCGTGTGTTATTTATTTATCGATCATGTGTTGACAGTGTTGAGCAGCAGACCTGAGAACGTAAGCAACTTTCTGGAGATTGATTCATTGTTTGGTCCGGTAATGCAATGCCTTCTTCATCAATTTAATTTAAAAAAATATATATATATCAAAAACTTTGTGCTATGTATTTGTTGATGTTTGAATCATTTTGGTTTGCAGGATTCACGGCTTGTGTACAAACACTATGCTACACTCTACTTTGTGCTTGTATTTGATGGATCAGAAAATGAGCTTGCTATGCTTGATCTCATTCAAGGTACGTTAGTATGTGTATGGATGTTCCTTTACTTTGGATTGACATTGTGTTTTGTCGACAATTAATCAAGTCTCTGTGTAGTTCTTTCAATTTAGTATATACAGAGAATATACTCATGTTAAAACAAAAATATGAATGGTTTTTGCCTATTCTCCTCCTCATTGGTTTGTCCTCTTCAATGCTAGTGAAGAAAAAAA is a genomic window containing:
- the LOC106303852 gene encoding AP-3 complex subunit sigma, which encodes MIKAVMMMNTQGKPRLAKFYDFLPVEKQQELIRSVFSVLSSRPENVSNFLEIDSLFGPDSRLVYKHYATLYFVLVFDGSENELAMLDLIQVLVETLDKCFSNVCELDIVFNYSKMHTVLDEIVFGGQVLETRSDEIMKAVEEISKLEAASNSISLVPKSVSGWRGGR